The proteins below are encoded in one region of Methanosarcina barkeri 3:
- the mtaA gene encoding methylcobamide:CoM methyltransferase MtaA has protein sequence MNEMTLKERLLNALEGKEVDKVPVCSVTQTGIVELMDEVGAPWPEAHSDPEQMAKLAIANYELSGLEAVRVPYCLTVLAEAMGCEVNMGTKNRQPSVTAHPYPKDLEGMEMPENLLDMGRIRAVLDSIKIIRERVGSDVPIIGGMEGPVTLASDLASVKSFMKWSIKKPDLLHRVLDFATDATIAYANSMVIAGADVISIADPVASPDLMSPDSFKNELQSRLQKFSSNVDSVTVLHICGNVGPILDYMADCGFEGLSVEEKVGSIKKAKEVLGDRARLVGNISSPFVLLPGPIDKIKEESKKAISEGVDVLAPGCGIAPMTPLSHIKAMVEARDEYYA, from the coding sequence ATGAATGAAATGACACTCAAAGAGAGACTTTTAAACGCGCTTGAAGGTAAAGAAGTTGATAAAGTACCAGTCTGTTCTGTAACTCAGACAGGAATTGTTGAATTAATGGACGAAGTAGGGGCTCCCTGGCCGGAGGCTCATTCTGACCCTGAACAAATGGCAAAGCTCGCGATTGCAAACTATGAGCTCAGCGGGCTTGAAGCTGTAAGAGTTCCATATTGCCTGACTGTACTCGCCGAGGCTATGGGTTGTGAGGTTAATATGGGAACTAAAAACAGGCAGCCGTCAGTTACTGCACATCCTTATCCCAAGGACCTCGAGGGCATGGAAATGCCTGAGAACCTGCTTGATATGGGCAGGATCCGGGCTGTACTTGATTCGATAAAAATTATAAGGGAAAGAGTAGGATCGGATGTACCTATTATAGGAGGAATGGAAGGACCAGTTACTCTTGCCTCCGATCTGGCGAGTGTAAAGTCCTTTATGAAATGGTCTATTAAAAAGCCCGATCTATTACATCGGGTGCTGGATTTTGCAACCGATGCTACAATAGCGTACGCAAATTCAATGGTCATTGCGGGGGCGGATGTTATCTCCATTGCCGATCCTGTAGCATCTCCTGACCTGATGAGTCCGGATTCTTTTAAAAATGAGCTTCAGTCAAGGCTGCAGAAGTTTTCCTCAAACGTAGATTCGGTCACGGTTCTGCATATCTGTGGAAATGTGGGTCCGATCCTTGACTATATGGCAGATTGTGGTTTCGAAGGTTTGAGCGTTGAAGAAAAGGTTGGTAGTATTAAAAAGGCTAAGGAAGTACTTGGGGACAGAGCAAGGCTCGTAGGGAATATATCCAGCCCGTTTGTTTTGCTTCCGGGTCCGATCGATAAGATAAAAGAAGAATCGAAAAAAGCTATTTCAGAAGGTGTAGATGTACTG
- a CDS encoding O-acetyl-ADP-ribose deacetylase has product MVRISESLTVIQEDIVKLKVDAIVNAANSTLLGGGGVDGSIHRAAGPGLLEECKGLKGCATGEAKITKGYCLPAKWVIHTVGPVWQGGQKGEDGLLASCYRESLELAGEYAIKTIAFPAISTGAYNFPSERAAGIAVSEIAKFLQENELPEKVFLVCFNKETCKYLQEAVLGVTKV; this is encoded by the coding sequence ATGGTACGCATTTCTGAAAGTTTAACAGTAATTCAGGAGGATATTGTAAAGCTAAAAGTAGATGCAATCGTAAATGCTGCAAACTCGACTCTTCTTGGGGGTGGAGGAGTCGATGGCTCTATTCATAGAGCCGCAGGGCCAGGACTGCTTGAAGAATGTAAGGGTTTGAAAGGTTGTGCTACAGGAGAAGCAAAAATTACAAAGGGATATTGCCTGCCTGCAAAATGGGTAATACATACTGTCGGGCCGGTATGGCAGGGAGGTCAAAAAGGAGAGGACGGTTTACTGGCTTCCTGCTACAGAGAAAGCCTTGAACTTGCAGGAGAATATGCCATAAAAACCATTGCTTTTCCAGCTATAAGTACAGGAGCATATAACTTTCCTTCAGAACGAGCTGCAGGAATTGCAGTTTCCGAAATAGCTAAGTTCCTTCAGGAAAATGAATTGCCTGAAAAAGTTTTTCTTGTTTGTTTCAACAAAGAAACCTGCAAGTATCTTCAGGAAGCAGTTTTAGGAGTCACTAAGGTTTAA